A single uncultured Methanolobus sp. DNA region contains:
- a CDS encoding Vms1/Ankzf1 family peptidyl-tRNA hydrolase, with translation MIEKDKVVGNISNLFNRYSGKEELENEINRLQSRIVELELDVRTANIRYEKSTESEKKAVAAKQEAEEKLNAFEVKLKTLEHEVDKERTDAPASLSFTCNDQFSKQRSEEFLSSLSTISFTDPSLVSLYVAAGESPASIKDHELLTERVDSETLALTEKVESSTGFVLFYSPDHMINELLVPPLPLERSSWSTGNKFDVSPISELLNRDAGICVLVAHAGESFTGFSLDSREFDSFQMIKTSVKAKHAKGGFSQRRFERLRDEDIAHHIDKVKLALKDIIDEFRGSIDYMILAGDLPLAKEITSDMLLDITQVYSSSDVRIEKHNISGIMKQIMTCRRYRL, from the coding sequence ATGATAGAAAAGGACAAAGTTGTTGGCAATATCAGCAATCTCTTCAACAGGTATTCCGGGAAAGAGGAGCTTGAAAATGAAATAAATCGTCTTCAATCCCGTATAGTTGAACTTGAGCTGGATGTGAGGACTGCCAACATAAGATATGAGAAAAGCACCGAGTCCGAGAAAAAGGCCGTTGCGGCAAAACAGGAAGCTGAAGAGAAGCTTAATGCTTTTGAAGTGAAGCTCAAGACTCTGGAGCATGAGGTGGACAAAGAAAGAACTGATGCTCCTGCATCTCTTTCATTCACCTGCAATGACCAGTTCAGCAAACAGCGCAGCGAAGAATTTCTCAGTTCTTTGTCAACGATCTCATTCACCGATCCTTCACTGGTATCATTATACGTAGCCGCAGGTGAAAGTCCTGCCAGCATAAAGGATCACGAGCTTTTAACAGAGCGTGTTGATAGCGAAACTCTTGCCCTTACAGAAAAAGTGGAATCCAGCACAGGATTTGTTTTGTTCTATTCGCCGGACCACATGATAAATGAGCTTCTTGTGCCGCCATTGCCGCTGGAAAGGTCATCCTGGAGCACGGGCAATAAATTTGATGTTTCACCAATTTCAGAACTGCTGAACAGGGATGCAGGTATCTGTGTGCTTGTGGCCCACGCAGGTGAGTCTTTCACCGGATTTTCTCTTGATTCCAGGGAATTTGACTCTTTCCAGATGATAAAAACAAGCGTCAAGGCCAAACATGCCAAAGGAGGCTTTAGCCAGAGGCGCTTTGAAAGGTTGAGGGATGAGGATATTGCACACCATATCGATAAAGTAAAACTCGCTCTCAAAGACATTATTGATGAGTTCAGGGGCAGTATTGACTACATGATCCTGGCAGGCGACCTTCCGCTTGCAAAGGAAATTACTTCTGATATGCTTCTTGACATCACTCAGGTATACTCTTCATCAGATGTCCGGATCGAAAAACATAATATCTCTGGCATAATGAAACAAATAATGACCTGTCGCAGGTACAGACTATGA
- a CDS encoding 23S rRNA (uridine(2552)-2'-O)-methyltransferase, with protein sequence MARDRRDKYYWKAKEDGFRSRAAYKLFQINNKHNIIKEGDIVVDLGAAPGGWCEVAKELSDARVVGVDLRKISPIEGVETIVGDITSDRTIAKIFEMVGKAGADVVICDAAPNLSGNWSYDHARSIDLTRSALGCAKKILKPGGHFVVKVFQGDMFNDFLNEVQDNFTYTQSYNPKASRSQSAEIYVIGKKFLTAPVRRGDEFEVDITELGSSGDGAVLIDDFVVFVKGVQLGDHVKIRINDVKPNFAFAEVIG encoded by the coding sequence ATGGCAAGAGACAGGCGTGACAAATATTACTGGAAAGCTAAAGAAGATGGTTTTCGCTCAAGGGCAGCTTACAAGCTTTTTCAGATCAACAACAAGCACAACATTATAAAAGAAGGCGACATCGTTGTAGACTTAGGTGCTGCTCCCGGTGGCTGGTGCGAGGTTGCAAAAGAACTGTCAGACGCTCGTGTCGTTGGTGTAGACCTCAGGAAGATCTCACCAATAGAAGGCGTTGAGACCATAGTTGGAGACATAACTTCCGACAGGACCATCGCAAAGATATTTGAGATGGTTGGTAAGGCCGGAGCAGATGTTGTAATATGTGATGCAGCGCCAAACCTTAGCGGGAACTGGAGTTATGATCACGCACGTTCTATAGATCTTACAAGGTCCGCCCTTGGCTGTGCAAAAAAGATCCTCAAACCGGGTGGTCATTTTGTAGTTAAGGTCTTCCAGGGCGATATGTTCAATGATTTCCTGAATGAAGTGCAGGATAATTTCACATATACCCAGTCTTATAATCCTAAAGCTTCAAGGTCTCAGAGTGCCGAAATTTATGTGATAGGCAAGAAATTCCTTACAGCTCCTGTAAGGCGCGGGGATGAGTTTGAGGTTGATATAACCGAACTTGGTTCAAGTGGTGATGGTGCAGTTCTCATCGATGATTTTGTTGTCTTTGTCAAAGGAGTGCAGCTTGGTGACCATGTAAAGATCAGAATAAATGATGTGAAGCCAAACTTCGCATTCGCTGAAGTTATCGGGTAA
- a CDS encoding DUF211 domain-containing protein, which yields MTGIRRLVLDVLKPHHPSIVELSTTLSVLPGVHGVNLSLYEVDQQTETVKITVEGENLDYEEIKQSIENLGAVVHSIDEIAAGKRLVEEVQTLQER from the coding sequence TTGACAGGAATTAGAAGATTGGTCCTGGATGTGCTTAAACCCCATCATCCATCGATTGTAGAATTGTCCACGACGCTTAGTGTGCTTCCAGGAGTACACGGTGTGAATTTGAGCTTATATGAAGTAGACCAGCAGACAGAAACTGTAAAGATCACAGTTGAAGGAGAGAACCTGGATTACGAGGAAATAAAACAGTCCATAGAGAATCTGGGTGCAGTTGTCCACAGTATTGACGAGATAGCTGCAGGAAAACGTCTTGTTGAAGAAGTACAGACCTTACAGGAAAGATAA